A single genomic interval of Novosphingobium ginsenosidimutans harbors:
- a CDS encoding acyl-CoA dehydrogenase family protein: MLAEMITRLFERSLDDAAQAAAREGQWLPALWTEVEEMGLPLALLTEDQGGFGLSFAEAGEALRLLGSHAMPLPVAETMAANQLFAAAGLALAEGPAGIARADDLTLSNGRLTGTVARVAWGEQLDCLALAVGDTLCRVPRAGWTIAAAGTSANFHPRPTLAIDWTVDAEAALPWCPLASGATVRAFQIAGALEAALDMTLSHTATRVQFGKPLQKNQVVQHELAKLAGELACATAAADLAGEALARHDVLGVAAGTLRAREAATAGAAIATQMHGAIGFTREHRLHLYTTALWAWRDEFGGQVSWAKLLGSAALAAGGPGYWPMVTGL, translated from the coding sequence ATGCTTGCAGAGATGATCACGCGGCTGTTCGAGCGGTCGCTCGACGATGCAGCGCAAGCCGCCGCGCGCGAGGGACAGTGGCTCCCGGCGCTGTGGACCGAGGTTGAGGAAATGGGGCTGCCGCTGGCCTTGCTGACTGAGGACCAGGGCGGCTTCGGCCTGTCCTTTGCCGAAGCTGGCGAAGCGCTCCGCCTGCTCGGCAGCCACGCCATGCCGCTCCCCGTCGCCGAAACAATGGCCGCCAACCAGCTCTTCGCCGCCGCCGGTCTGGCCCTGGCCGAAGGCCCCGCCGGGATCGCCCGGGCCGATGACCTGACACTCAGCAATGGCCGCCTGACCGGCACCGTCGCCCGCGTTGCCTGGGGTGAGCAGCTCGATTGCCTGGCGTTGGCCGTGGGGGACACGCTCTGCCGCGTACCGCGCGCTGGCTGGACCATTGCCGCGGCTGGCACCTCCGCCAACTTCCACCCGCGCCCGACTCTTGCCATCGACTGGACGGTCGATGCCGAAGCGGCGCTGCCGTGGTGCCCGCTGGCATCGGGCGCGACTGTTCGCGCGTTCCAGATCGCCGGGGCGCTCGAAGCCGCGCTCGACATGACGCTGAGCCACACCGCCACCCGCGTCCAGTTCGGCAAGCCGCTCCAGAAGAACCAGGTCGTGCAGCATGAGCTGGCCAAGCTGGCCGGCGAACTGGCCTGCGCCACGGCCGCCGCCGACCTGGCCGGAGAAGCGCTGGCCCGCCATGACGTGCTGGGCGTAGCCGCCGGCACGCTGCGCGCCCGCGAAGCCGCGACCGCCGGGGCTGCCATTGCCACCCAGATGCACGGCGCAATCGGTTTTACCCGTGAGCACCGGCTCCACCTTTACACCACTGCCCTGTGGGCCTGGCGTGACGAGTTCGGCGGTCAGGTATCCTGGGCGAAACTGCTGGGCTCTGCCGCGCTTGCCGCTGGCGGTCCGGGCTATTGGCCGATGGTGACTGGACTATGA
- a CDS encoding acyl-CoA dehydrogenase family protein produces the protein MTAIPFPAPPADSAEVVALRAEFRTFLDEQLKDRTPRQRSDNWYGYDRGFSRAMGQAGYLGMTWPKQYGGHERSAFERAVIVEECLAAGAPVGAHWIADRQSGPSILKFGTEAQKQAFLPRIAAGELSFGIGMSEPDSGSDLAATRTKAVKDGDVYRVTGTKVWTSFAHEADYVILFCRTSGTPADRHMGTSQLLIDLKNTPGLTIKPIIDLAGQHHFNEMHFEDAVVPADMLLGEEGQGWDQVMSELAFERSGPERFLSSIELMVQLIEVLKGRDSDAAQITVGRVTARLAVLRRLSRSVAGMLQEHQNANLQAAIVKDVGALFEQALPDIARELIDAEPDPRAAGAYASVLANIVHNSPSWSLRGGTREILRGIIARGLGTR, from the coding sequence ATGACCGCGATTCCCTTTCCCGCCCCGCCAGCCGACAGCGCCGAGGTTGTCGCCCTGCGCGCCGAATTCCGCACCTTCCTGGATGAGCAGCTGAAGGACCGCACCCCGCGCCAGCGCAGCGACAACTGGTATGGCTATGACCGCGGCTTCAGCCGGGCGATGGGCCAGGCCGGCTATCTCGGCATGACCTGGCCGAAGCAGTATGGCGGGCATGAGCGGAGCGCCTTTGAACGCGCTGTGATCGTTGAGGAATGCCTCGCTGCCGGGGCACCAGTTGGCGCGCACTGGATTGCCGATCGCCAGTCTGGCCCCTCGATCCTGAAGTTCGGCACCGAGGCACAGAAGCAGGCATTTCTGCCCCGCATCGCCGCGGGCGAGCTGTCGTTCGGGATCGGGATGAGCGAGCCGGACTCGGGCTCTGACCTGGCCGCGACCCGCACCAAGGCGGTGAAGGACGGCGATGTCTACCGCGTCACCGGGACTAAGGTCTGGACCAGCTTCGCGCACGAGGCTGACTATGTGATCCTGTTCTGCCGCACCAGCGGGACCCCAGCTGACCGCCACATGGGCACCAGCCAGTTGCTGATCGACCTCAAGAACACCCCGGGCCTGACGATCAAGCCGATCATCGACCTCGCCGGCCAGCACCACTTCAACGAGATGCATTTCGAGGACGCCGTGGTGCCCGCCGACATGCTGCTGGGTGAAGAAGGCCAGGGCTGGGATCAGGTGATGAGCGAGCTGGCGTTTGAGCGCTCGGGCCCAGAACGCTTCCTGTCCTCGATCGAGCTGATGGTCCAGCTGATCGAGGTTCTGAAAGGCCGCGATAGCGATGCCGCGCAGATCACGGTTGGCCGGGTCACCGCGCGCCTCGCCGTGCTGCGGCGTCTGTCGCGCTCGGTCGCTGGGATGTTGCAGGAGCACCAGAACGCCAACCTCCAGGCGGCGATCGTCAAGGATGTCGGCGCGCTGTTCGAACAGGCCCTGCCCGACATCGCCCGCGAACTGATCGACGCCGAACCCGATCCGCGCGCGGCCGGGGCCTATGCTTCGGTCCTTGCCAATATCGTCCACAATTCGCCGAGCTGGTCGCTACGCGGCGGTACGCGCGAAATCCTGCGCGGGATCATCGCCCGGGGCCTTGGTACGCGCTGA
- a CDS encoding tryptophan 2,3-dioxygenase, whose amino-acid sequence MTDQTMTYARYLALDDLLSAQHPQSDCDDEMLFIVIHQTKELWLKQMIRELRLAKEQVQAGALVPAYKALARVSRIQAVMTLSWDVLATMTPSDYTRFRDVLGPSSGFQSDQFRTVEYMLGLKDKRFLSYQEDRPEARAAMEAALAAPSLWDDAIAAAARAGLPIPTEVLGRDVTKPHEANEAVEAAFLEVYRHTDRYWELYQLAEKLVDLDDAMATWRHKHVLTVERVIGGKRGTGGTAGAAYLHSTLGKRAFPELWTLRTSL is encoded by the coding sequence ATGACCGACCAGACCATGACCTACGCGCGCTACCTCGCGCTCGACGACCTGCTTTCTGCCCAGCACCCGCAGTCTGACTGCGATGACGAGATGTTGTTCATCGTCATCCACCAGACCAAGGAGCTGTGGCTCAAGCAGATGATCCGCGAGTTGCGGCTGGCCAAGGAACAGGTCCAGGCGGGGGCGCTGGTGCCGGCCTACAAGGCGCTGGCGCGGGTCAGCCGGATCCAGGCGGTGATGACGCTGAGCTGGGACGTCCTCGCGACCATGACGCCGAGTGACTACACCCGCTTCCGCGACGTGCTGGGGCCATCCAGCGGCTTCCAGTCCGACCAGTTCCGCACGGTCGAATACATGCTGGGGCTGAAGGATAAGCGCTTCCTGTCCTATCAGGAGGATCGCCCCGAAGCGCGCGCGGCGATGGAAGCCGCACTGGCCGCGCCGAGCCTGTGGGACGATGCGATTGCCGCCGCCGCACGGGCCGGTCTGCCGATCCCGACAGAGGTACTCGGGCGAGATGTGACCAAGCCCCATGAGGCCAACGAAGCGGTCGAGGCGGCCTTCCTCGAAGTCTATCGCCACACCGACCGCTATTGGGAGCTTTACCAGCTCGCCGAAAAGCTGGTCGATCTCGACGATGCCATGGCAACCTGGCGGCACAAGCACGTGCTGACGGTGGAGCGCGTGATCGGCGGCAAGCGGGGCACCGGCGGCACGGCGGGTGCGGCCTATCTGCACTCCACCCTGGGCAAGCGCGCCTTCCCTGAACTGTGGACCCTCAGGACCAGTCTGTGA
- a CDS encoding class V aminotransferase yields the protein MSYKRLFSRALAAAPGRLHFAAHSHHLWPDASWDGHAEAWQDAAVLADHKWDRVFGAVIPEAQSQIAAELALPDPASIAFAPNTHELLVRIVSALPMDRPRVLASDGEFHSFRRQSLRWAEAGRIALTTVPLEQVVETAESGQFDLIFASQVQFNSGKVLDGIEHLAALARPEGPWVVIDGYHGFMALPTDLSAIADRVFYLSGGYKYAMAGEGACFLHAPPGFGPRPEYTGWFAAFDDLAAKQGGVGFAPDGRRYLGSTFDPSGLYRFNAVQRTLTSEGLTTAAISAHCDGLKARFLAANPLPDLSLISEPRVRFLAFKGELAPILYDLLSDRGVITDLRDDVLRIGFALYQSEDDVDDLLARLADIFDTALA from the coding sequence GTGAGCTACAAGCGCCTCTTCTCCCGCGCGCTTGCCGCCGCGCCTGGCCGCCTGCACTTTGCCGCGCACAGCCACCACCTCTGGCCCGATGCCAGCTGGGATGGGCACGCCGAAGCCTGGCAAGACGCCGCCGTCCTGGCTGACCACAAATGGGACCGGGTGTTCGGCGCGGTAATCCCCGAGGCCCAGAGCCAGATTGCGGCCGAGCTCGCCCTGCCTGATCCGGCCAGCATCGCCTTTGCGCCCAATACCCACGAACTGTTGGTGCGGATCGTCTCGGCCCTGCCGATGGATCGCCCGCGCGTGCTGGCGAGCGATGGCGAGTTCCACTCCTTTCGCCGCCAGTCGCTGCGCTGGGCCGAGGCCGGACGGATCGCGCTGACCACCGTGCCGCTGGAGCAAGTGGTCGAGACCGCCGAGAGCGGTCAATTCGACCTGATCTTCGCCAGCCAGGTCCAGTTCAATTCGGGTAAGGTGCTGGACGGGATCGAGCACCTGGCCGCCCTCGCCCGGCCCGAGGGGCCATGGGTGGTGATCGATGGTTATCACGGCTTCATGGCCTTGCCGACCGACCTCTCGGCGATCGCGGACCGTGTCTTCTACCTGTCAGGTGGCTACAAATATGCCATGGCCGGCGAAGGCGCCTGCTTCCTCCATGCCCCGCCGGGTTTCGGCCCCCGCCCCGAGTACACTGGCTGGTTTGCAGCATTCGATGACCTGGCAGCCAAGCAGGGCGGCGTCGGCTTCGCCCCCGATGGCAGGCGCTACCTGGGCAGCACATTTGATCCGTCTGGGCTTTACCGCTTCAACGCGGTGCAGCGGACGCTGACGAGCGAAGGCCTGACCACCGCTGCGATCAGCGCGCACTGCGATGGACTGAAGGCACGGTTTCTGGCCGCCAACCCGCTGCCAGACTTATCGCTGATCTCCGAACCTCGCGTCCGGTTTCTAGCCTTCAAGGGCGAACTCGCTCCCATCCTCTACGACTTGCTATCGGACAGGGGCGTGATCACAGATCTTCGCGACGACGTGCTGCGGATCGGATTTGCACTCTACCAAAGCGAAGACGATGTTGACGACTTGCTCGCCAGGCTGGCCGACATCTTTGATACCGCTTTGGCCTGA